In the Quercus lobata isolate SW786 chromosome 5, ValleyOak3.0 Primary Assembly, whole genome shotgun sequence genome, one interval contains:
- the LOC115991675 gene encoding E3 ubiquitin-protein ligase RMA1H1-like — protein sequence MAFEHYFAQEWKSIQGVSRDSENSNGCFDCNICLDLAHEPVVTHCGHLYCWPCIYKWLYVQSASLASDEHPQCPVCKADISHTTMVPLYGRGQSLNEPEVEAEVKAPRRGMDIPPRPAACGNQAFISTANSSGQQLPYRNPYQNQQHNPHPYVNHEEDSTSNWHNLGGTLRGLHHPMVGMFGEMVNARVFGSSAGLYGYPNSYHLAGTSSPRLRRQEMQADKSLNRISIFLFCCFLLCLIVF from the coding sequence ATGGCATTTGAGCACTACTTTGCTCAGGAATGGAAATCAATCCAAGGTGTATCAAGAGACTCGGAAAATTCCAATGGTTGCTTTGATTGCAACATCTGCTTAGACTTAGCACACGAACCAGTGGTCACACACTGTGGCCACCTCTACTGCTGGCCCTGCATCTACAAATGGCTCTATGTCCAGAGTGCTTCTCTTGCTTCTGATGAGCACCCACAGTGCCCAGTTTGTAAGGCTGACATATCTCACACCACCATGGTGCCCCTCTATGGCCGTGGACAATCCCTAAACGAACCTGAAGTAGAAGCCGAAGTAAAGGCACCCCGTAGGGGTATGGACATACCGCCTAGACCAGCTGCGTGTGGTAACCAAGCTTTCATATCGACCGCCAATAGCAGCGGTCAGCAGCTTCCATATCGCAATCCTTATCAAAATCAACAGCACAATCCTCATCCATACGTCAATCACGAGGAGGATTCTACATCTAATTGGCATAATCTTGGTGGGACTCTCAGAGGTTTGCACCATCCCATGGTTGGAATGTTTGGGGAGATGGTTAATGCAAGGGTGTTTGGGAGCTCGGCGGGGTTATATGGATATCCAAACTCATATCACTTGGCTGGGACTAGTAGCCCTAGGTTGAGAAGGCAAGAGATGCAAGCAGACAAGTCGCTTAACAGGATTTcaattttcctgttttgttgttttcttctttgcCTTATAGTCTTCTGA